A part of Saimiri boliviensis isolate mSaiBol1 chromosome 13, mSaiBol1.pri, whole genome shotgun sequence genomic DNA contains:
- the TPGS2 gene encoding tubulin polyglutamylase complex subunit 2 isoform X1 — MEEKASPPPQGCSKPHLEKLTLGITRILESSPGVTEVTIIEKPPAERHMISSWEQKNNCVMPEDVKNFYLMTNGFHMTWSVKLDEHIIPLGSMAINSISKLTQLTQSSMYSLPNAPTLADLEDDTHEASDDQPEKPHFDSRSVIFELDSCNGNGKVCLVYKSGKPALAEDTEIWFLDRALYWHFLTDTFTAYYRLLITHLGLPQWQYAFTSYGISPQAKQWFSMYKPITYNTNLLTEETDSFVNKLDPSKVFKSKNKIIIPKKKGPVQPAGAQKGSSGSSGPSTSSNSKSSSGSGNPVRK, encoded by the exons aaTCTTCCCCAGGTGTGACAGAGGTGACCATCATAGAAAAGCCTCCTGCTGAACGTCATATGATTTCCTCATGGGAACAA AAGAATAACTGTGTGATGCCTGAAGATGTGAAGAACTTTTACCTGATGACCAATGGCTTCCATATGACATGGAGTGTGAAGCTGGATG AGCACATCATTCCACTGGGCAGCATGGCAATTAACAGCATCTCAAAACTGACTCAGCTCACCCAGTCTTCCATGTATTCACTTCCTAATGCACCTACTCTGGCAGACCTGGAGGACGATACACATGAAG CCAGTGACGATCAGCCAGAGAAGCCTCACTTTGACTCTCGCAGTGTGATATTTGAGCTGGATTCATGCAATGGGAATGGGAAAGTTTGCCTTGTCTACAAAAGTGGGAAACCAG CATTAGCAGAAGACACTGAGATCTGGTTCCTGGACAGAGCGTTATACTGGCATTTTCTCACAGACACCTTTACTGCCTATTACCGCCTGCTCATCACCCACCTGGGCCTGCCCCAGTGGCAATATGCCTTCACCAGCTATGGCATCAGCCCACAGGCCAAG CAATGGTTCAGCATGTATAAACCCATCACCTACAACACAAACCTCCTCACAGAAGAGACCGACTCCTTTGTGAATAAACTGGATCCCAGCAAAGTGTTTAAGAGCAAGAACAAGATCATAATCCCAAAAAAGAAAGGACCTGTGCAGCCTGCAGGTGCCCAGAAAGGGTCCTCAGGATCCTCCGGTCCCTCTACTTCCTCCAATTCTAAATCTTCCTCTGGCTCTGGAAACCCTGTCCGGAAGTGA